In Helianthus annuus cultivar XRQ/B chromosome 9, HanXRQr2.0-SUNRISE, whole genome shotgun sequence, the following are encoded in one genomic region:
- the LOC110878767 gene encoding transcription factor bHLH80 has protein sequence MQPTHGGTSGGSSTGLSRFRSAPATWLEALLESEEEDVIIDPPKPTLTPPIVPHVHQHTSIATTTTTADTKPTFVDPNLLIPNPIGLRQNSSPAEFLSQINNPDAFLPNYSTASFDDYLSSSRDIGGGLDNQRAKFTTQLSGDQSMLLDADMDKILGDSVPCRVRAKRGCATHPRSIAERVRRTRISDRIRKLQELVPNMDKQTNTADMLDEAVEYVKFLQRQIQELREHQDKCTCQSIST, from the exons CCAGTACCGGACTCTCCAGGTTCCGGTCAGCTCCGGCAACATGGCTAGAAGCTCTACTGGAATCTGAAGAAGAAGACGTCATCATTGATCCACCCAAACCAACCTTAACACCTCCTATAGTTCCTCATGTTCATCAACACACTTCCattgcaacaacaacaaccactgCTGACACAAAACCTACGTTTGTTGATCCAAATTTGCTGATACCTAATCCCATCGGTCTCCGACAAAACAGTTCTCCAGCTGAGTTTCTTTCTCAGATCAACAATCCCGATGCGTTTCTACCTAACTACTCAACTGCTAGTTTTGATGATTATCTTTCATCTTCTAGAGACATCGGTGGTGGGTTAGATAATCAACGAGCTAAGTTCACCACTCAACTG AGTGGAGATCAAAGTATGTTGTTGGATGCTGATATGGATAAGATTTTGGGGGATTCTGTGCCGTGTAGAGTGCGGGCGAAGCGCGGGTGTGCGACTCATCCTCGGAGTATCGCGGAGCGG GTTAGGAGGACTCGGATTAGTGACAGAATAAGGAAGCTTCAAGAACTGGTTCCAAATATGGATAAG CAAACCAATACAGCAGATATGTTAGACGAGGCGGTGGAGTATGTCAAGTTTCTGCAAAGACAGATTCAG GAACTTAGGGAGCATCAAGACAAATGCACATGTCAATCAATATCAACATGA
- the LOC110878768 gene encoding uncharacterized protein LOC110878768, giving the protein MMNVLAITLVLSSLFAAALWSPSPSHHNDHRDEVIVKDGHRVVVVEYDKEADGSTKVLISPPDVVPSEVDSKEGTSSENKPAEGMFSGPRELVCDAYGKCKHKMASALWKTKDKVEETVHGVSDKAQELEEHAKTAASDAIGKGSQGLSQVKDRVTEKVTGHTVEESVGKAKDTVAQGIDKAKKAAGTVKDGAVDSAKETVENVQQVGEKSLNEIFRKIKDVANDVFWYMVSRDKVDAVAGLIHMLGYSTAYGMCVWVTFISSYILSRHLPKQQFGLVQSRIYPVYFKAMAYCVSAALLGHLASGKSAALPSLTGSPGLSLLSALLMVLANMILLEPRATKTMYERMKIEKEEGRGVVVPTQDEMLGPSPTRGGVVEGSATVVRPTKGGVVEGGATVVRPIANTVVAERQDLLRLNEKLKRLNTYSSTLNVLTLVALTWHMAYMGQRLHATK; this is encoded by the exons ATGATGAACGTATTAGCAATCACCCTTGTTCTATCCTCACTGTTCGCAGCAGCTCTGTGGTCTCCATCTCCTTCTCACCATAACGACCACCGTGATGAGGTGATCGTGAAAGACGGCCACCGTGTGGTGGTGGTTGAGTACGACAAAGAAGCTGACGGCAGCACCAAGGTGCTTATTTCACCACCCGACGTCGTCCCTTCTGAGGTTGACTCAAAAGAAGGTACTTCTAGCGAGAATAAAccggcagaagggatgttctcCGGTCCGAGAGAGCTTGTTTGTGATGCTTATGGTAAGTGCAAGCATAAAATGGCTAGCGCTCTTTGGAAAACAAAGGACAAAGTCGAGGAAACGGTTCATGGGGTTTCCGATAAAGCTCAAGAACTCGAAGAACATGCGAAAACGGCTGCGAGTGATGCGATAGGAAAAGGGTCACAAGGTTTAAGTCAGGTTAAAGATAGAGTAACCGAAAAGGTGACCGGACATACAGTCGAAGAGTCGGTAGGGAAAGCGAAAGATACGGTAGCTCAAGGGATCGATAAGGCGAAAAAGGCAGCGGGTACGGTGAAAGATGGTGCGGTGGATTCAGCGAAAGAAACGGTGGAGAATGTACAACAAGTGGGTGAGAAGAGTttaaatgagatttttagaaagATAAAAGATGTTGCAAATGATGTTTTTTGGTACATGGTGTCTCGTGATAAGGTAGATGCAGTGGCCGGTTTGATTCACATGTTGGGGTATTCGACTGCTTACGGTATGTGCGTGTGGGTGACGTTTATTTCGAGCTATATTTTAAGTAGGCATCTACCGAAACAGCAGTTTGGATTGGTGCAAAGTAGGATATATCCGGTGTACTTCAAAGCCATGGCTTATTGTGTTTCTGCTGCTTTGTTGGGGCATTTAGCAAGTGGAAAGAGTGCGGCTTTACCCAGCTTGACTGGGTCTCCGGGTTTGAGTCTTCTTTCTGCACTCTTGATGGTTTTGGCCAACATGATCTTGTTGGAACCTAGAGCCACTAAG ACAATGTATGAAAGAATGAAgatagagaaggaagaagggAGGGGGGTAGTGGTCCCAACTCAAGACGAAATGCTTGGCCCCAGCCCTACTAGAGGCGGTGTTGTAGAAGGTAGTGCAACTGTGGTCCGACCCACTAAAGGCGGGGTTGTAGAAGGTGGTGCAACTGTGGTGAGGCCAATCGCGAACACAGTGGTGGCGGAGAGGCAAGACCTGTTGAGGTTGAACGAGAAGTTGAAGAGGCTGAATACGTACTCATCTACACTGAATGTGTTGACTTTGGTGGCTCTAACATGGCATATGGCTTACATGGGTCAACGGCTTCATGCTACTAAGTAA